From a single Rutidosis leptorrhynchoides isolate AG116_Rl617_1_P2 chromosome 5, CSIRO_AGI_Rlap_v1, whole genome shotgun sequence genomic region:
- the LOC139849624 gene encoding uncharacterized protein, translating into MLVHVIDKIISPVQSAFIYGRQILDGPLILNEIMSWYKKNNCKMLLFKVDFEKAYDSVNWDYLCFMLSSLGFGSKWCGWILGYDVIIFSDWNRQELRHIIRILEIFYLVSGLRINLAKSNVFGIGVNVGRFPTNYLGIPIGANMKHVSIWESLVDKFQARLSSWKASLISSVGRLTLIKSVMGSIGIYYFSMFKCPETIIKRLEAI; encoded by the exons ATGTTAGTACATGTCATTGACAAGATTATAAGTCCCGTTCAATCTGCTTTCATTTATGGTAGGCAGATTCTTGATGGCCCGTTGATACTCAACGAGATCATGTCTTGGTATAAAAAGAATAACTGTAAGATGCTATTGTTCAAGGTTGATTTCGAGAAAGCTTATGATTCTGTTAACTGGGACTATCTCTGTTTTATGTTATCTTCTCTTGGGTTCGGTTCTAAATGGTGCGGATGGATTTTGGGCT ATGATGTTATCATTTTTTCAGATTGGAATAGGCAAGAGTTAAGGCACATTATTCGTATTTTGGAGATTTTTTACTTGGTTTCGGGTTTACGGATTAACTTGGCTAAATCAAATGTTTTCGGTATAGGGGTGAAT GTTGGAAGGTTTCCTACTAATTATCTCGGAATACCAATCGGTGCTAATATGAAACATGTTTCAATTTGGGAGTCCTTAGTTGATAAATTTCAAGCAAGATTATCGTCTTGGAAAGCTAGCCTAATCTCATCGGTTGGCAGACTAACACTTATTAAATCCGTTATGGGTAGTATCGGTATTTACTATTTCTCCATGTTTAAATGTCCGGAAACGATTATAAAACGCCTTGAAGCTATCTGA